A window of the Dictyostelium discoideum AX4 chromosome 4 chromosome, whole genome shotgun sequence genome harbors these coding sequences:
- the bzpN gene encoding hypothetical protein — MYQSIPQQGNYIYNGNNNFFPQQQPQQQQYLNNSNNNNNNNNNNNNNNNNINNNNNNFQQSYNNGNNNNYNNNNGYQQQTSSYDMYGNNVNINNNNNNNVNINSQNNVNNNNNNNNNNNNGNINNNMLMATSSALNNIVKVTNGYQQQQQQQLLQQTTQQQLQQQQQLLQQQQQQIQQQQAALQLQLEQQQQQKMVLMFGDEPMGYLPFSEDKNLMLLSALNTNVDGGSFYGIQQQQQQQQLQQQQLQQQQQLQQQQQQLQQQQIQQQQIQQQQQQQQQQISPIQESASPYYSTPIQSNTMLSIPSSPGIPSSIPQLNNSNNINNNSNNNNNNNNNNNNNNINYNSNMASNFISQHSNNGSNTSSPVPQTTYLQNSGGNFNAYNGSNTNSPITPSSYLQPTTSQDQVIPQQLSPNHDQNQQIIQQQQKILQQQQQQQLLLQQQIQQQQQQQLHQPQSPQLPQSPQQSPQQSPQQLQPQQSPQQPQQQPQQQPQQLQQTQQKTVQRPPIIQPTTIQPQSPQPPQQPQQKQPTINSSITPIQPIQQMIQQLTQNSSTKSTSKASNIPATTAACPKVDLLPNKSPISSYILPHDFEETLAHLSEKQKTRRRASQNLASRNYRQRKKQYVNEVEDRLDDIVQENERLKKELYDSKKILKKLLHENNILKSGGQLPNKSDIPGCTGSEDEDEDDFDQFDQQQQDGSADPSTPVVETEPDISVLVDRLQVDMSITTQDDLTTTLKQFYSTLKNRQDLYINQIKQIVNPCTQAKLALLDGEISPAQSCPFEDPSEKQHSDPNSSPIGDMPSPYEQLEPTKWWSNFCNEANINPEQENRVRQLRQESNLRHKKIIKERTHLNREIREYYHSKVFNGTVNNGGNTKSKKTAASTSTTTTTTSTSTTTTTTTTISTDVDISNNISSPVQSHLVQLSGLLDKLKENIDHENETLIQTYEKLGFILSPFQEALFITKIYNNIFSESSYSNIQMLHGIKDAILYSYVDPTYT; from the coding sequence ATGTATCAAAGTATTCCTCAACAAGGAAACTATATTTATAATgggaataataatttttttccacaacaacaaccacaacagcaacaatatttaaataatagtaataataataataataataataataataataataataataataataatattaataataataataataatttccaaCAATCTTATAATAATGggaataacaataattacaataacaataatgggTACCAACAACAAACTTCATCATATGATATGTATggaaataatgtaaatattaataataacaacaataataatgtaaatataaatagtcaaaataatgtaaataataataataacaataacaataataataataatggtaatattaataacaatatgtTAATGGCAACATCCTCAGCATTGAATAATATTGTTAAAGTTACAAATggttatcaacaacaacaacaacaacaattattacaacaaaccacccaacaacaattacaacaacaacaacaattattacaacaacagcaacaacaaattcaacaacaacaagcagcTTTACAATTACAGTTggagcaacaacaacaacaaaaaatggTCTTAATGTTTGGTGACGAGCCAATGGGTTACTTACCTTTCTCTGaagataaaaatttaatgttATTATCTGCTCTAAATACAAATGTTGATGGTGGTTCTTTTTATggaattcaacaacaacaacaacaacaacaattgcaacaacaacaattacaacaacaacaacaattacaacaacaacaacaacaattacaacaacaacaaatacaacaacaacaaatacaacaacaacaacaacaacagcaacaacaaatatCACCAATACAAGAATCTGCATCACCCTATTATTCAACAccaattcaatcaaataCAATGTTATCAATCCCTTCATCACCTGGAATACCTTCTTCTATTcctcaattaaataatagtaataatatcaataataatagtaataataataataataataataataataataacaataataatataaattataatagtaatatggCTTCAAATTTTATATCTCAACATAGTAATAATGGAAGTAATACAAGTTCACCTGTACCTCAAACTACATACTTACAAAATAGTGGAGGAAATTTTAATGCTTACAATGGAAGTAATACCAATTCACCAATAACACCATCTTCTTATTTACAACCAACAACTTCACAAGACCAAGTTATTCCACAACAATTATCTCCAAACCAtgatcaaaatcaacaaataattcagcaacaacaaaaaatattacaacaacaacaacaacaacaactattattacaacaacaaatccaacaacaacaacaacaacaattacatcAACCACAATCACCACAACTACCACAATCACCACAACAATCACCACAACAATCaccacaacaattacaaccccaacaatcaccacaacaaccacaacaacaaccacaacaacaaccacaacaactacaacaaacACAACAAAAAACTGTTCAAAGACCACCAATTATTCAACCAACTACTATTCAACCACAatcaccacaaccaccacaacaaccacaacaaaaacaaccaacaataaattcatcaataacaccaattcaaccaattcaacaaatgATTCAACAATTGACACAAAATAGTTCAACAAAGAGTACTTCAAAGGCTAGTAATATTCCAGCAACCACAGCTGCTTGTCCAAAGGTTgatttattaccaaataaatCACCCATTTCATCATATATTTTACCACATGATTTTGAAGAGACATTGGCTCATCTAAGTGAGAAACAAAAGACAAGAAGAAGAGCAAGTCAAAATTTAGCAAGTAGAAATTACAGACAAAGAAAGAAACAATATGTCAATGAAGTCGAGGATAGATTGGATGATATCGTTCAAGAGAATGAAAGATTAAAGAAAGAACTTTATGATtccaaaaaaatattgaaaaaattacttcatgaaaataatattctcAAGAGTGGTGGTCAATTACCAAACAAATCCGATATTCCAGGTTGTACCGGTAGTGAGGATGAAGATGAGGATGACTTTGATCAATtcgatcaacaacaacaagatggTAGCGCTGATCCAAGTACTCCAGTTGTTGAAACTGAACCTGATATTAGTGTATTGGTCGATAGATTACAAGTTGATATGAGTATCACCACTCAAGATGACTTAACCACAACTTTGAAACAATTCTACAGCACTTTGAAAAATCGTCAAGATCTTTACATCAACCAAATTAAACAAATCGTTAATCCATGTACTCAAGCCAAACTTGCATTATTGGATGGTGAAATCTCGCCTGCTCAATCTTGTCCATTTGAAGATCCATCAGAGAAACAACATTCTGATCCAAATAGTTCACCCATTGGTGATATGCCATCACCTTATGAACAATTGGAACCAACCAAATGGTGGTCAAACTTTTGCAACGAAGCAAATATTAATCCTGAACAAGAGAATCGTGTTAGACAACTCAGACAAGAAAGTAATCTTAGACATAAAAAGATTATCAAAGAAAGAACTCATCTCAACAGAGAGATCAGAGAATACTACCATAGTAAAGTATTCAATGGTACCgttaataatggtggtaatacCAAATCAAAGAAAACCGCAGCCTCTACttcaaccaccacaactacCACCTCTACttctaccaccactaccactaccaccaccatcagtACCGATGTCGATATCTCAAATAATATCAGTAGTCCAGTTCAATCACATCTTGTACAACTTAGTGGTTTattagataaattaaaagaaaatattgacCATGAAAATGAAACTCTCATTCAAACTTATGAAAAACTTGGTTTCATTTTATCTCCTTTCCAAGAAGCTTTATTCATCACTAAAATCTATAATAACATTTTCTCTGAATCTTCTTAttcaaatattcaaatgTTACATGGTATCAAAGATGCAATTCTTTATTCTTATGTTGATCCAACTTATacttaa